The genomic region GCCGGCGCTACTCGCTGAAGTTCGCCGTGTCCTTCCTGCTCGTCGTCCTCGTCATCGGCTCGGTCGGTGCCGTCGGCTACGTCCAGACGAAGGACACGGTCGAGACGAACACGCAGGCACAGCTCGAGGAGACGAGTTCGCTCCGGGCGTCCTCGCTCTCGGAGTGGACCGAGAGCATGCGCATCCAGACGCGGACCGTCTCTGCCGGAGAGGAGCTCCGGGGCGACGAGCAAGGCTCGTCCTACGGAACGGCGGAACGGTACCTGCAGACCAGGGAGTCTCGCCTCTCCGGCGACATCCTCGGCATGCACCTGGTCAACAGCTCGAACGGCCGCGTGATGGCCAGTACGGACCCAATCTCGGGGTTCAAGCTCGAGGAACTCGGCGTGCCGTGGGCGAACGCGAACGTCTCGGGGAAGTCCGCCGAGAAGGCGGACGAGGTGTGGGTGTCCGACAGTTCCTACGAATCACCGCTGACGCCGTACACCCAGGGTGACGTGGTCGCGTTCGCGAGCGCAGTCCCGAACTCTGACGACCGCTACGTCGTCGTGGTGACGCGTATCCAGACCCACCTGGACACCATCAAGGACTCCGAGACCGAGGGACAGACCCGCATCATCAACGAGAACGGTGGGACCGTGTTGACGCCGGGCGGTTCGGTCGACCAGAGCGTCCACGGTGACGGGCTCTCGGCAGCGCGGTCCTCGGGTGACACCGCGTTCGAGACCGCGGGCAGCCAGGTCCACGCGTACGCCGCCGTCGACGGGACCCAGTGGGTCGCGATCACCAGCGTCGAGACGAACGAGGCGTTCGCCGTGCGTGACACGGTCGGCCAGAACGTCCTGCTCATCATCGCGAGCGGCCTGCTCGCGCTCGGGTTCGTCGGCGTGGTGCTCGGTCGCCAGACCGTCACCCCGCTGGCGAAGCTGCGCGACCGCGCCAGCCAGATGGAAGACGGGAACCTGAACGTGAACCTGGAGACGCGCCGGGTCGACGAGATCGGCCGGCTGTACGGCGGGTTCGCGGAGATGCGTGACTCGCTGCGCGACCAGATACAGGAGGCTGAAGCCGCCCGCAGCGAGGCCGAAGCCGCCCGGACCGAGGCCGAGCGCCTGAACACGCACCTCGAACGGAAGGCGGACGAGTACTCGCAGGTGATGCGGCGCTGTGCGGACGGCGACCTGACCCAGCGCATGGACGCCCAGTCGCAGAACGAGGCGATGACCGACATCGCCAACGAGTTCAACGAGATGATCGGCCAGATCGACGAGACCGTCGCTCAACTGCGCGTCTTCGCGACCTCGGTCGCGAGCGCGTCCGAGGAGGTCACGGCGAGCGCCGAGGAGGTCCAGAGCGCGAGCCAGCAGGTGTCCGGGTCGGTCCAGGAGATCTCGGACGGAGCCGAGCGCCAGAACCAGCAGTTCCAGTCGGTGTCCGCCGAGATGGACTCGCTGTCGACCACCACCGAGGAGATCGCGGCCTCCTCGAACGAGGTCGCAGACCTCGCCCAACGCACGGCCGAGACCGGCAGTGCAGGGCGCGAGGCCGCACAGGAGGCCATCGCCAGCATGGCCGAGATCGAGGACGAGTCCTCCGAGGCCGTCGAAGCCATCGAGGACCTGGAGGCCGAGATGGCACAGATCGACGAACTCATCGAGTTCATCACGGACCTGGCGAAGGAGACGAACATGCTCGCGCTGAACGCCAACATCGAGGCGTCGCGTGGCTCGGCCGAGGGCGCGAACGGCGATGGCGGCGACGGGTTCGCCGTCGTCGCCCAGCAGGTCAAGGAACTCGCTGCGGAGACCAAGGACGCGGCCGAGGACATCGAGGCGCGTCTCGAAGGCATCCAGGAGAAGACCGACCGCACCGCCGAGGAGGTCCAGAAGACCTCGACGCGCGTCTCGGAGAACCGTATCGCCGTCGAGAACGCGGCGGACGCACTCGAACAGATCGCGACGTACGCCCAGCGGACCAACGACGGCGTCCAGGAGATATCGGCAGCGTCCGAGGAACAGGCCGCCTCCACCGAGGAGGTCGTCGCGATGGTCGACGAGGCCGCGACGATCTCGGAAGAGACCACCGCCGAGGCCGAGAACGTGGCCGCCGCCGCCGAGGAGCAGACCTCCTCGCTGTCGGAGGTCACGAAGAGTGCATCCAGCCTCGCCCAACAGGCGTCCCAGCTCAGCCGTGCACTCGACCGGTTCGAGACCGAATCCGACGGCACCAGTGGGGAGGGCCCGCTCCTGGCCGACCAGCTGTCGGGCTCCGGGGACGCGGGCGACGACGCGTCGGCCGACACCGCAGACGCGGGCGACGCGGACGAAGACGACGCGAAGAGCGCGTTCGAGTTCGCGAACTATCCGGAGCAGGGCAGAGAGGACTGACGGCGAGCACAGCCGAGGACGTGGGCGAGCGTCGCCCCGTCCGTTCAGATGGTTAACTCATCTTCGACTAAACATTCTACAGACATATACGCCCTCTGCCACGTCTCTGGCTGCGGAAAGGCAGAGATAGAATCAGCCCGTTACCGTTCGAAAAGTAACGGGAACGGCGGAAAGATACATACGTTTCCGAGGATACCTGCATGTAATGTCAGGTGTGTTGGGACGTCTTGTGCCGGGACCGATCCGGCGAAGTTACGCGTTGAAGTTCGCACTCGCGCTGTTCAGTGTGCTCGTCATCATCGGTGGGGTTGGCGGCTACATCTACTTGCAGACCGGGACAGTGCTCGAAGAAGACACGGGGCGGGAGCTGAACGCCAGTGCGAAGATCCAGGCACAGTTCATCGACCAGACACTCCGTGAGACCAGAACAGAGGTCGAGCGTCTGAGTACGTCCGACGCCGCCCAGGACGACAATACGAGCTCCGAACGACGGGCGTTGATGCGAAGTGCGGCCTCGGACGAGTACGTCGACTCTATCTATCTGGTCGACACGTCATCGGGGGCGATAGATCAGCAAGTCGGACGGGGAACCGGTGCGGACGGGGACAGCCTCACCGACGCGTTCCAGACGAAACTGAACGAGATGGAGTCCGCACAACTGGGCCAGGTCGTCACCAGCAAACCCTTCCAACTCGGGGACCGGAAAGTGATGGTCGTCCGGAGTTCGGTGCCGAACCAGGCCGATAAGTCGTTCGTCGCGGTGCTCGACATGCAGTTGCTCTCGGTGACCGCGCTCCCGCAGGTGAGTTACGGAGAGGTCGTCGTCGTCGACGGCTCCGGGACGGTGATGCTGTCGGCCGATGCGTCTAACATCCTCCAGACGGACACGGTTCCAGCCGGCGAGATCGACGGGTCCAGGGGCTTCAAGACCCTCGACACCAGCGACGGCGAGAAAGCGTTGAGTTACCGCCAGCTGACGACCGAGGACTGGACCGTCATCCGACGGGTCCCGGAGTCACAGGCGTTCGCGCTCCAGGACACCATCCTGACGCAGCTGGTCGCGATGCTCGGACTGGCGTTCGGGAGTATCATCCTCATCGGGATGACCATCGGCCGGAACACGGTCAAATCGGTCGCGAACCTGTCCAACAAGGCCGGTGAGATCGAGGCGGGTGACCTCAACACCGAGATCGAGAGTTCGCGCGTCGACGAAATCGGCCAGCTGTACAACTCCATCGACAACATGCGCGAGTCCCTGCAGGACCAGATCGCCGCGGTCCAGCAGGCACGGACCGACGCCGAGCAGGCACAGGCGGAAGCCGAGCAGATGAACCGCCACCTCGAACGCAAGGCCGACCAGTACCGCGACGTGATGCAGGCGTGTGCGGCCGGGGACCTCACCCAGCGCATGGACGCCCAGTCCGAGTCCGAGGCGATGAGCGACATCGCCAACGAGTTCAACCGGATGGTCGCGGAGCTGGAGGAGACGACCGACCGCGTCAAGACGTTCGCGAGCGACGTGGCGACAGCGTCCGAGGAGGTCACGGCGAGTTCCGAGGAGGTCCGCTCCGCGTCCGAGCAGGTCACGGAGTCGGTCCAGGAGATCTCGGACGGGGCCGAACGGCAGAACCAGAGCCTCCAGTCGGTCAACACCGAGATGGACGCCCTGTCGACCACGACCGAAGAGATCGCGGCCTCCTCGAACGAGGTCGCCGACCTCGCCGAGCGCACGGCCCAGACTGGCCGGAGTGGTCGTGACGCCGCAGAGGACGCCATCGAGGGCATGAGCGAGATCCAGGAAGAGTCCAGCGAGGCAGTCGACGCCATCGAGGACCTCGAGGCCGAGATGGAACAGATCGACGAGCTCATCGAGTTCATCTCCGGACTGGCGAAGGAGACGAACATGCTCGCGCTGAACGCCAACATCGAGGCGTCGCGCGGGGCAGCCGGTGGGGACGGTGGCGCTGGTGACGGGTTCGCCGTCGTCGCCCAGCAGGTCAAGGAGCTGGCACAGGACACCAAGGACACCGCGGAGGACATCGAGAAGCGCCTGGAGACCATCCAGGACCAGACCGACCGCACCGCCGAGGAGGTCCAGCGCACCTCGAACCGCATCGCCGAGCACGCCGGCTCCGTGCAGGCGGCCGTCGAGGCACTGGACGAGATCGCCGAGTACGCCCAGCAGACCAACGACGGCGTCCAGGAGATCTCTGCGGCATCCGAACAGCAGGCGGCCTCCACGCAGGAGGTCGTCGCGATGGTCGACGAGGCCGCGACCATCTCGGAGGAGACCACCGCCGAGGCCGAGAACGTCGCTGCTGCGGCCGAAGAGCAGACGACTGCACTCACCGAGGTGTCTGGCAGTGCGAGCGACCTCGCGGACCAGTCCGCCCGCCTGAGCGAGGCCCTCGACCGCTTCGAGACCGACACGGAGCGCGTCGAATCCGACTCGTGGGGTGACGCGGAAGAGGTGATGTTCGAGGAGACGACCGAGGACGAAGCGACCACGCCTGCTGGCGACCAGCACGACGAGATGGCAGCAGAATCGCCAGAGGGTTCGGCGGACGAGCAGTCCGACGACACCTTCGAATTCGGCGACCACTGAGCGGGAACACGGTCCCAGTTCCCCCACTCGACCCCACACCGTCGTGCGGTCGATACGGAGAGGCGGTAGCGCGGTCCCGATTGCGGACACGTTCCGTCACCTACTTTTTGGGGCGTTCCTAAGCGGTCGGTGATGGAGTTCCTGGAGCGCCGGCGTGGGCTGGTCGACGACCGGTTAGTGGAGGTGCTCGACGCCGTCGAGCCCGGCGAACTGGCCGACGAGCTACGACACGTCTCGCTCTCGGGCGGCAAGCGAGTCAGACCGACCGTAACCGTCCTGGCCTGCGAGACGGCCGGTGGCGACGCGGAGGACGCCGTGGACTTCGGCGTCGGTATCGAACTCGTGCACAACGCGTCGCTGGTCGTCGACGACATCATCGACCAGTCCGACATCCGCCGCGGAACCGCCGCGGCGTGGGCCGAGTACGGTTACGGCCCCGCGATAATCGCCTCCGACGGGCTGCTGGGCGAGGCGTTCGCGCTGTTCTCCTCGGACCCACAGGCGATGCAGATCGTCGCCGAGGCGATGGTCGAACTCGGCGAGGGCGAGGCGACGGAGATCGCCGCTCAGCCGACGAACGAGCGCGAGTACATGGAGCTCGCCCGGCGGAAGACGGGCGCGCTGTTCCGGGCGGCCGCCGAACTGGGCGCGGTGGCGGCCGGCGCGGACGCCTACACCATCGAGGCACTCGGCGAGTACGCCGAGCGCGTCGGTATCGCCTTCCAGATCCGCGACGACGTCCTCGACGAGACCGCGGACGCCGACGACCTCGGCAAGCCGACCGGGCAGGACGCAGAGATGGACCGCCCCTCCGTGGTGCAGGTGACCGACCTCACGCCCGAGGAGGCCAACGAGCGCGCCGAGGCCGAGGCCGAAGCCGCGCTGGAGGCGCTCTCGAAGGTCGACACGGGCGACTCGGAGGCCAGCGAGTACCTGCGCGACCTGGCGCGGTTCGTGGTCGTGCGGGAGCGGTAGTCGGTTCGCGGAAAGCCTACAACCGAAACGCTCGATTCTGACGGTATGTCGAATGGCTCAGCAACCACCGGGGAGCGACTGCTCGTCTTCGTCGGGGCCATCTTCGCACTCTTCGGGTCGTACCAGGCATGGGCTCGGACGAATCCGGAGACTGAGGTCACGCTGCTCATTCGCGTGTACAAGATGGAACCCGGTCTGGGGCCCCTCATCTGGCCTGTCGTCCTACTGACCCTCATCGCGGTTGGAATGGTACTCGTCGGCCGGCGAGACCAGCAGCGTTGGGTCGCCTCCGGAGTCGCTGGCCTGTTCACGCTTACCGCGACCCTTCTCTACGCGGTGGCGATACGGTCGGTCGACGTGCTCCCGCCGCAGCAGGGGATGTTCGTTCCAACGGTCTGGTGGTACGTCGCGGTTCTCGGTGGCCTCATGCTGGCTGCCAATGGCCTGGGTCGGCTCGTTCTGGTGAGGCTCTCCAGAACGAGATGGCGGTGGCTTCCGAGGCCTGTCTGAAGTCTCCTCGCCTGCCAACCTATCCCGTCTCCGCGTCCGTCTCCGCCCCTTCCGAGAAGTGCGTCTCCGCGATGGCGAACGCGAGCGTGCTGATGAGTCCGAGCAGCGTGCCACCCGTCAACACGGCCGCGAGGTTCGAGAGCGTCATCAGCCCGAGGAAGAACGCCGAGACGGCGTGCAGCACCGCGCCCATGGCGACGACGTAGAAGGGTGCGTTGAGATAGCGCCACTCGAGGGTGTCGGCGATGTACTCGTCCGTTATCTGGCCGAGACTGGTCGTGACGCCGGCGGCGGCGAACCAGCGGACCGAGCCGAACGTGAGTGCGGCGAGCACCTGTGACGCCGAGAGGCCCGTCTCGGCCTCGGCCTGTGCGATAGTCAGGTACTCCGCGCCGCTGACGCCCCCGACGACCAGCAGGGCAGCCGCGACGACGTAGGAGAGCAACGTCATCCGGCCAGCGTAGAGGCTGTTCCGGACGCGCTCGAACGTCGAGTCGATCTTCTCGCCGAGGCCGAGGCCGCGCGAGAGGAGGTAGAACCCGAGCAGCGCCGACGCCAGCCCGAGGACGCTCCCGACGGTCACGTCCATGAACGTCGCCGCGATGGCGAGAGGATACACCAGCAGGAGGATGCCGATGGGGACGAGCAAGGTCCCGCGGGTCTCCGGGTCGTTGAGCACCTGCTTCATGGTGTAGTACATCGATTCGAGGTCCTGGGCCTGCCGGACGACGACCCGGCGGACCCCGTCGACCTTCACGCGGGACCGGATGACGGGGATGACGGACTCGTCCTGGGCCCCGTCGGTGACGATGAGCGCGGTGACCTCCTCGCTCGTGGAGAGGCCCGCCAGCACCTCGTCGACCTCCTCGCCGACCTTCCGGTTGGCGCTCACGTCGCTCTTCTCGTTCCCGGTGACGGCCGCCACCTCGACCGCCTCGTCGTGGATGGTGTCGAGCAGGTTGATGCCCTGGAAGAGGACGTTCACGTCAGAGTCCTCGGGGTCGGCGGTCGCCAGGGCGACGGCGGCTTCCTCGACGTTCTCTCGGCCGACAACAGGGGTCCGCGTCCCTGTCTTGCGACCGATGTCGTCGTCGAGGTCGACGCACAGCACGAGCAGCATTCAGTGCGTGGGTTCGCCGTTGCCGTTCAAGTGCTTTTGGTTGCTGGCACCGCGTCGGGCGGGACCCGGCAGAACTCGTGCTCGCGGAGTCGGCGCGGCGCGTCCGGGTCGTGCGAGGGCAGGACCACGGTCGGTCGCTCCGCGACGAACCGGAGGATGCGTCGCTGGGTCTCGCGGTGGGTGTCAGCGTCCATCGCCACGCCGTCGACGCGCCGGGCGAGCAGGCTCTGCTGGTCGAAGGCGGCGTCACCGGCGAGGAACAGTTCGCCGTCGCCGGTGTCGACCACGACCGAGAGGTGACCGTGGGTGTGTCCCGGTGTCGGGACGAGGAACACGCCATGAGCGAGATGGTGTGATGCCGAGAAAGGGCCGATTTCGGGGCCGTCGAAGGTGATACACGTCGGGGAGAAGTTCGCCGGGAGGTGCTCCCGCAAGGTTCCGTAGCGCGCGCCGCCGGCCATCGCGTCCTCGTACTCCCGCCGCGAACAGACCACCTCGGCGTCGGGGACGTCGCACAGGCCGTCGACGTGGTCGAAGTGTGCGTGGGTCAGGACGACCGTGGCCACGTCGTCGGGGTCGAACCCCAGCCGCCGGAGCTGTGGGTCGAGTTCGTCCTCGGGAGCCACGTCGACCTGAAACTGCCACCGGTAGAACCAGCGCGCCAGCGGGGGGTAGTAGCTGGAAAGTGAGGCCGCCGCGCGTTCGCCCGTGTCGACGACGATGGGACCCTCGGGGTGGTCGATGACCCAGCCGAGGATGGGCAACGGGTCGTGGAAGTTCGGGTCGAGCGCCCAGCGCAACGTCCGCACGGCCCGGGACTGGCCGCGGCCGCGGTAGTGCGCCTCCTTCACGCGAATCGAGCCGAACCGGAGGGGGTGGACGTCCATGGAACCCGTACGCCGCCGGAGAGTAAGAGCCGTTCGTCGGTCGTGTGGGACGACCCTGATTTCTCAGGCGCTGGGAAGCAACCGTGGCGTACTAACCGCTGCGCGCTAACTCTGGTGCATGAGTAGACGGGCCGTCACCAGCGGGTCGGACCAGTTGACCGGGACCGACCTCACACGCCTGTTCGACCAGGAGCGCCTCCACCAGCGCCTCGACGCGGGTACCCTACCCGACTGGGCCGTCGAGCACTACGAGGAGTTCCGGAGCGCCATCCTCGGCGAGCGAAACGGCACGCCGTTCCCCTGTTACTTCGGCGTCGACTCCGAGGAGAAGGGCTGGGCCCTGTACACGTTCGTGCCCGGCCTGGACGACGAATCGCTGCTGCACTTCCGTGACGTGATGCTGGCGTTCCTGAACACGTACGAACACCACTCGCCGCGGACCTCGCTGGTCGCGTTCTTCCAGCACGACGGGACCGACCTGCCCGAGGCGGAGTGGTACGAGCGCTACTGGCACGTCCTGCAGTTCCTGCACGACAACGACCCGGAGGCCTGGCCCGAGGAGTTCCCGACCGACCCGGACCATCACCAGTTCGAGTACTGCTTCGGCGGGCACCCCATCTTCCCGACGGTCCGGGCCCCGAGCTACGAGCAACGCCACAGCCGCCACAACCCGCACGGGCTGGAGGTGACGGTCCAGCCCCGGGCCGTCTTCGAGGGCGTCACCGGCGACACCGAAGCTGGACAGCGCGCCCGCGAGGTCATCCAGGGTCGCCTGGAGGACTACGATTCGGTCTGCCCGCACGCCCACCTCGGCGAGTGGGAGGACGACACGAGTCACGAGTGGAAGCAGTACATGCTGCCGGACGGTGAGGAGGAACTCGAAGAGTGCCCGCTGGAGGTTCGGGCGTGAGCGAGGACGAGGAGTCAGCGCGACCCGACGCCCTGCTCGTCATCGACGCCCAGTGCGGCTTCGACGAGCCCGGCTGGGGCGAGGAGCGTTCGACGCCGGAGGCCGAGACGAACATGCAGCGCCTTCTCGAGACCTGGCGCGAGGAGGGCTGGCCGGTCGCCCACGCGAAACACGACTCGACCGAGGACGGCTCGCCCCTGCGGCCCGACACCGCCGGGAACGAATTCAAGGAGGGGCTGGAACCCGAGGGCGAGGAACCGGTGTTCGCGAAGACCGTCAACAGCGCCTTCATCGGGACCGATTTGGAATCCTGGCTGCGCGAGACGCCCCACGGTCGGGTGGTCATCTGCGGGCTCACCACCGACCACTGCGTCTCCACGACGACCCGGATGGCCGAAAACCTGGGATTCGACCCCGTGCTGGTGGCCGACGCCACCGCGACGTTCGACCGGGCGATTCCCGGCGGCGGCCACCTCTCGGCCGAGGAGAACCATCAGGCCGCCCTGGCACACCTCTCGGGCGAGTTCGCGACGGTCGTCGACACCGACGAGTTAGTCTGACGCCTCTGCCTCGGCGGTCGACCCGGCTTCCTTGTCCCCGGCGGTCCGTTCGATGTACAACAACACGCCGAGTCCGAGCAGGACGACCGTGTAGGCCGCCGCCGTCAGCAGCGCCTCGGTCTTGCTCGCGTACACGTCGGTTCGGAAGACGATTATCTTCCGGACCATCGCGATGACGCCGGTGTAGACGACGATGCGGACGATCTCGGTCGTCTTCGACTTCTGGGCGTAGGCGAGGACGGTCTGGTACACCTCGACGATGATGAACAGCAACAGCGCGGTGTCGATGAAACCGACCACCACGAGCGGGTCGGTGATGTCCCCGTTGCCGACCGCGCCGGCGATCTGCATCCCCAGATCGAGCACGCCGACAGCGAACAGGAACACCATCACGACCGCGGCGGCGAACTCGATGGCCTGCATGACCACCTCCGTCAGTTCGACCCCGCGGTCGAGGGTGAAACGGGGTCGCTCGGGCGGGCGCGGCAGGTCAGTTGCCATATCGTGCTAGAGGAAGGCTAGCACGAAGAAGGGGCAGAACC from Haloarchaeobius sp. HME9146 harbors:
- a CDS encoding methyl-accepting chemotaxis protein; this encodes MADDSPSIGARLTPGFIRRRYSLKFAVSFLLVVLVIGSVGAVGYVQTKDTVETNTQAQLEETSSLRASSLSEWTESMRIQTRTVSAGEELRGDEQGSSYGTAERYLQTRESRLSGDILGMHLVNSSNGRVMASTDPISGFKLEELGVPWANANVSGKSAEKADEVWVSDSSYESPLTPYTQGDVVAFASAVPNSDDRYVVVVTRIQTHLDTIKDSETEGQTRIINENGGTVLTPGGSVDQSVHGDGLSAARSSGDTAFETAGSQVHAYAAVDGTQWVAITSVETNEAFAVRDTVGQNVLLIIASGLLALGFVGVVLGRQTVTPLAKLRDRASQMEDGNLNVNLETRRVDEIGRLYGGFAEMRDSLRDQIQEAEAARSEAEAARTEAERLNTHLERKADEYSQVMRRCADGDLTQRMDAQSQNEAMTDIANEFNEMIGQIDETVAQLRVFATSVASASEEVTASAEEVQSASQQVSGSVQEISDGAERQNQQFQSVSAEMDSLSTTTEEIAASSNEVADLAQRTAETGSAGREAAQEAIASMAEIEDESSEAVEAIEDLEAEMAQIDELIEFITDLAKETNMLALNANIEASRGSAEGANGDGGDGFAVVAQQVKELAAETKDAAEDIEARLEGIQEKTDRTAEEVQKTSTRVSENRIAVENAADALEQIATYAQRTNDGVQEISAASEEQAASTEEVVAMVDEAATISEETTAEAENVAAAAEEQTSSLSEVTKSASSLAQQASQLSRALDRFETESDGTSGEGPLLADQLSGSGDAGDDASADTADAGDADEDDAKSAFEFANYPEQGRED
- a CDS encoding methyl-accepting chemotaxis protein; this translates as MKFALALFSVLVIIGGVGGYIYLQTGTVLEEDTGRELNASAKIQAQFIDQTLRETRTEVERLSTSDAAQDDNTSSERRALMRSAASDEYVDSIYLVDTSSGAIDQQVGRGTGADGDSLTDAFQTKLNEMESAQLGQVVTSKPFQLGDRKVMVVRSSVPNQADKSFVAVLDMQLLSVTALPQVSYGEVVVVDGSGTVMLSADASNILQTDTVPAGEIDGSRGFKTLDTSDGEKALSYRQLTTEDWTVIRRVPESQAFALQDTILTQLVAMLGLAFGSIILIGMTIGRNTVKSVANLSNKAGEIEAGDLNTEIESSRVDEIGQLYNSIDNMRESLQDQIAAVQQARTDAEQAQAEAEQMNRHLERKADQYRDVMQACAAGDLTQRMDAQSESEAMSDIANEFNRMVAELEETTDRVKTFASDVATASEEVTASSEEVRSASEQVTESVQEISDGAERQNQSLQSVNTEMDALSTTTEEIAASSNEVADLAERTAQTGRSGRDAAEDAIEGMSEIQEESSEAVDAIEDLEAEMEQIDELIEFISGLAKETNMLALNANIEASRGAAGGDGGAGDGFAVVAQQVKELAQDTKDTAEDIEKRLETIQDQTDRTAEEVQRTSNRIAEHAGSVQAAVEALDEIAEYAQQTNDGVQEISAASEQQAASTQEVVAMVDEAATISEETTAEAENVAAAAEEQTTALTEVSGSASDLADQSARLSEALDRFETDTERVESDSWGDAEEVMFEETTEDEATTPAGDQHDEMAAESPEGSADEQSDDTFEFGDH
- a CDS encoding polyprenyl synthetase family protein, with protein sequence MEFLERRRGLVDDRLVEVLDAVEPGELADELRHVSLSGGKRVRPTVTVLACETAGGDAEDAVDFGVGIELVHNASLVVDDIIDQSDIRRGTAAAWAEYGYGPAIIASDGLLGEAFALFSSDPQAMQIVAEAMVELGEGEATEIAAQPTNEREYMELARRKTGALFRAAAELGAVAAGADAYTIEALGEYAERVGIAFQIRDDVLDETADADDLGKPTGQDAEMDRPSVVQVTDLTPEEANERAEAEAEAALEALSKVDTGDSEASEYLRDLARFVVVRER
- a CDS encoding DUF373 family protein, which gives rise to MLLVLCVDLDDDIGRKTGTRTPVVGRENVEEAAVALATADPEDSDVNVLFQGINLLDTIHDEAVEVAAVTGNEKSDVSANRKVGEEVDEVLAGLSTSEEVTALIVTDGAQDESVIPVIRSRVKVDGVRRVVVRQAQDLESMYYTMKQVLNDPETRGTLLVPIGILLLVYPLAIAATFMDVTVGSVLGLASALLGFYLLSRGLGLGEKIDSTFERVRNSLYAGRMTLLSYVVAAALLVVGGVSGAEYLTIAQAEAETGLSASQVLAALTFGSVRWFAAAGVTTSLGQITDEYIADTLEWRYLNAPFYVVAMGAVLHAVSAFFLGLMTLSNLAAVLTGGTLLGLISTLAFAIAETHFSEGAETDAETG
- a CDS encoding N-acyl homoserine lactonase family protein, which produces MDVHPLRFGSIRVKEAHYRGRGQSRAVRTLRWALDPNFHDPLPILGWVIDHPEGPIVVDTGERAAASLSSYYPPLARWFYRWQFQVDVAPEDELDPQLRRLGFDPDDVATVVLTHAHFDHVDGLCDVPDAEVVCSRREYEDAMAGGARYGTLREHLPANFSPTCITFDGPEIGPFSASHHLAHGVFLVPTPGHTHGHLSVVVDTGDGELFLAGDAAFDQQSLLARRVDGVAMDADTHRETQRRILRFVAERPTVVLPSHDPDAPRRLREHEFCRVPPDAVPATKST
- a CDS encoding YqcI/YcgG family protein; protein product: MSRRAVTSGSDQLTGTDLTRLFDQERLHQRLDAGTLPDWAVEHYEEFRSAILGERNGTPFPCYFGVDSEEKGWALYTFVPGLDDESLLHFRDVMLAFLNTYEHHSPRTSLVAFFQHDGTDLPEAEWYERYWHVLQFLHDNDPEAWPEEFPTDPDHHQFEYCFGGHPIFPTVRAPSYEQRHSRHNPHGLEVTVQPRAVFEGVTGDTEAGQRAREVIQGRLEDYDSVCPHAHLGEWEDDTSHEWKQYMLPDGEEELEECPLEVRA
- a CDS encoding cysteine hydrolase family protein yields the protein MSEDEESARPDALLVIDAQCGFDEPGWGEERSTPEAETNMQRLLETWREEGWPVAHAKHDSTEDGSPLRPDTAGNEFKEGLEPEGEEPVFAKTVNSAFIGTDLESWLRETPHGRVVICGLTTDHCVSTTTRMAENLGFDPVLVADATATFDRAIPGGGHLSAEENHQAALAHLSGEFATVVDTDELV
- a CDS encoding phosphate-starvation-inducible PsiE family protein, translating into MATDLPRPPERPRFTLDRGVELTEVVMQAIEFAAAVVMVFLFAVGVLDLGMQIAGAVGNGDITDPLVVVGFIDTALLLFIIVEVYQTVLAYAQKSKTTEIVRIVVYTGVIAMVRKIIVFRTDVYASKTEALLTAAAYTVVLLGLGVLLYIERTAGDKEAGSTAEAEASD